One Electrophorus electricus isolate fEleEle1 chromosome 13, fEleEle1.pri, whole genome shotgun sequence DNA segment encodes these proteins:
- the pax1a gene encoding LOW QUALITY PROTEIN: paired box protein Pax-1a (The sequence of the model RefSeq protein was modified relative to this genomic sequence to represent the inferred CDS: substituted 1 base at 1 genomic stop codon), producing MLAVFSPAEQTYGEVNQLGGVFVNGRPLPNAIRLRIVELAQLGIRPCDISRQLRVSHGCVSKILARYNETGSILPGAIGGSKPRVTTPNVVKSIREYKQGDPGIFAWEIRDRLLADGVCDKYNVPSVSSISRILRNKIGNLSQPVQYESGKQAQPQPSISYNHLYPYSYPNAMSPSGAKMSSPPGVPVTGGHVSISRGWPSAHTVSNILGIRAFMDPTAVTGPEGYPPKLEDWGSVNRAAFPSAHGVNGLDKSSLDVDIKYPRXRHSEPSSTLSSYVPPCAYSPSNQYGVYSGPAGSYVGPGHHWQAQGTSLPHPGSGMAIHSGDIHSSMPFKHAVRDGDRKPPSPLSKPQHQALSSIHGLGVPTSSS from the exons ATGCTTGCTGTGTTTTCTCCTGCAGAGCAAACTTATGGGGAGGTGAACCAGTTAGGAGGGGTTTTTGTCAACGGACGGCCTCTACCCAACGCTATACGACTAAGAATAGTGGAGTTAGCCCAGCTTGGGATCCGACCCTGTGACATTAGTAGACAACTTCGCGTTTCCCATGGGTGCGTGAGCAAGATTCTTGCGAGATACAATGAAACTGGGTCTATATTACCAGGTGCTATTGGAGGCAGCAAACCACGAGTTACAACACCGAACGTGGTGAAAAGTATACGGGAATACAAACAAGGAGACCCCGGGATTTTTGCATGGGAGATTCGGGACCGACTTCTAGCAGATGGAGTATGTGACAAATACAACGTGCCCTCCGTCAGCTCCATCAGCCGGATTTTACGGAACAAAATTGGAAATCTCTCCCAACCTGTGCAGTATGAAAGCGGCAAGCAAGCTCAACCACAACCAAGCATTTCTTATAACCATTTATATCCATACTCCTATCCTAACGCAATGTCCCCTTCTGGGGCAAAAATGAGCAGTCCTCCCGGTGTTCCAGTCACCGGTGGCCATGTAAGCATATCGCGCGGCTGGCCTTCTGCACACACGGTCAGCAACATATTGGGCATTCGAGCTTTCATGGATCCTACAG CAGTGACTGGCCCCGAAGGGTATCCACCAAAACTGGAAGACTGGGGTAGCGTCAACAGAGCGGCATTTCCGTCCGCGCATGGAGTCAACGGATTAGACAAATCGTCTTTAGATGTGGACATAAAGTACCCCAGGTAACGGCATTCTGAG CCTTCATCTACTCTTTCTAGTTACGTTCCGCCATGTGCCTATTCTCCCTCAAATCAGTATGGCGTTTATAGCGGCCCAGCAGGTAGCTATGTAGGCCCTGGGCACCACTGGCAGGCCCAAGGAACGAGCCTCCCCCATCCAGGCAGCGGAATGGCCATACATTCGGGAGACATCCATTCTTCTATGCCCTTCAAGCACGCCGTAAGAGACG GAGATAGAAAACCGCCGAGTCCCCTGAGTAAGCCGCAGCACCAGGCACTGAGTAGCATACACGGACTCGGCGTTCCTACCTCTTCGTCATAG